A single Leptospira barantonii DNA region contains:
- a CDS encoding efflux RND transporter permease subunit, with the protein MRSLIESFIRNRLFMYLGMVFIFLSGLISLLGLRRDAFPNVDMKQMVISTKFPGASPADVELRVTYPIEEKLKEIDGIDEIRSFSRNSVSDIDVRVSLEEKDPEKVLNEIRRAVDNAMSEFPAQVTEKPKMTERKSGSFPIIEFSVFGGKDEIELHTTAEFIERELEKIPGVARVDVFGKRDREWQILVNANRLKQYSLDLNDVTNTIRNRNINLPAGSVDSETAFDLRIDGEFKDPSEISKIPTRTNEIFSTVKLGDIARVEDTFEYPRFLAIANGKQGLILSVIKKERADAIEVAANVHSRLKDLGQTFPSGMKTFVLNDEAKRTKNRLNVVSSNALIGFTIVFGILFLFLDFRTATLTSLSLPFSMLMTFSVLPFFDVSFNMISMMGLIISLGMLVDNSIVISENIYTYLAEKNDAFTASLRGTVEMIVPIFGSYLTTVTAFLPMLFMTGIMGKFIWEIPLVVIVALTASLIESFLFLPARIAAFAKSPDQMKVKSKFRAKMDSIFQSIETGFTRFVSFNIRHKKASFGVILLLVFGSCGAMSQMDFILFPKEDIEIIMIKAEFPATSRIFQTREKMKYMEGIVQKIPKEELVSYSTKIGVQQTDPDDPLSRFGENLAVILIYLTPESKRDRKASAILRSIEPELRKTPGVNEIFLEEFGNAPPIGAPITISIQGRDYETLKKISNELQAFLKSIPGVFSVRDDYRYGRKQMYIQLDEGLESFTGVSTLSAANSLRAAYDGERAGTVRKGRTKIYLRVMYDKDFRKNPNEIKTIPLRNKAGNITNLAKISKMDLIESPELLAHKDFERAITINGDVKLDEITAHDANQKVANEFKPLIERQYPGISISFGGEEKDTQRSMASLAKAGIIAIFGIFGILALTIRSFWKPVLILSTIPLGIIGIVIGFPLSGKSISFLAMIGIIGLAGVLVNASIVLVDCIDSIKKDSKATMDEILIEASQRRFRPILLTTLTTVAGLLPTAYSLGGSDPVLIPMTLALGWGLGFGTLGSLLYVPVTLSVFNDLTMKITGKSNKKK; encoded by the coding sequence ATGAGATCACTAATAGAATCCTTTATCCGCAATCGCCTCTTCATGTATTTGGGGATGGTTTTCATCTTTTTATCCGGGCTTATTTCCCTTTTGGGACTCCGGAGAGACGCGTTCCCGAACGTGGATATGAAACAAATGGTCATTTCCACGAAATTCCCGGGCGCTTCTCCCGCAGACGTAGAGCTCCGGGTCACGTATCCGATCGAGGAAAAACTCAAGGAAATCGACGGGATCGACGAGATTCGTTCCTTCTCCAGAAACTCGGTCTCGGACATAGACGTTCGAGTGAGTTTGGAGGAAAAAGACCCCGAAAAGGTTTTGAATGAAATCCGTAGAGCCGTGGACAACGCAATGTCGGAATTCCCGGCTCAGGTCACCGAAAAACCGAAAATGACCGAACGTAAATCCGGTTCGTTTCCGATTATCGAGTTTTCCGTTTTCGGCGGTAAGGACGAAATCGAACTGCACACAACCGCGGAATTCATCGAACGCGAACTCGAAAAAATTCCGGGCGTCGCGAGAGTGGACGTATTCGGGAAACGCGACAGAGAATGGCAAATATTAGTAAATGCTAATAGACTCAAACAGTATTCTCTCGATTTGAACGACGTCACCAATACGATCCGAAACAGAAACATCAATCTTCCCGCGGGTTCGGTGGATTCGGAAACGGCTTTCGACTTGAGAATCGACGGAGAATTCAAGGATCCTTCCGAGATCTCCAAAATTCCCACTCGCACCAACGAGATTTTCTCCACCGTAAAACTCGGCGACATCGCCAGAGTGGAAGACACGTTCGAATATCCGCGTTTTCTCGCGATCGCAAACGGAAAACAAGGTTTGATTCTTTCCGTGATCAAAAAGGAAAGAGCGGACGCGATCGAGGTTGCGGCTAACGTTCATTCGAGACTGAAGGATCTCGGGCAAACTTTTCCTTCGGGGATGAAAACATTCGTCCTAAACGACGAGGCAAAAAGAACTAAAAATCGTCTCAACGTAGTTTCGTCTAACGCGTTGATCGGTTTTACGATCGTGTTCGGAATTCTTTTCCTCTTTTTGGATTTTAGAACGGCGACGCTCACTTCGTTGTCCCTTCCGTTTTCGATGCTCATGACGTTTTCGGTTCTTCCGTTTTTCGACGTTTCGTTCAACATGATTTCGATGATGGGTTTGATCATCTCGCTGGGGATGCTCGTCGACAACTCGATCGTAATTTCGGAAAACATCTATACGTATCTCGCGGAAAAGAACGACGCATTCACCGCTTCCCTACGCGGAACCGTGGAGATGATCGTTCCGATTTTCGGTTCTTACCTTACGACGGTCACCGCGTTCTTACCGATGTTGTTTATGACCGGGATCATGGGTAAGTTCATCTGGGAAATTCCTTTGGTCGTGATCGTGGCTCTTACCGCGAGTTTGATCGAATCCTTTTTGTTTCTTCCGGCAAGAATCGCGGCGTTCGCAAAAAGCCCGGATCAGATGAAGGTCAAGAGCAAATTCCGCGCGAAGATGGATTCTATCTTTCAATCGATCGAAACGGGTTTTACCAGATTCGTTTCGTTTAACATTCGGCATAAGAAAGCTTCGTTCGGAGTGATTCTCCTTTTGGTATTCGGTTCCTGCGGCGCGATGTCCCAGATGGACTTTATTCTTTTTCCAAAAGAGGACATCGAGATCATCATGATCAAGGCCGAATTCCCCGCGACTTCCAGAATCTTTCAGACCAGAGAGAAGATGAAGTATATGGAAGGGATCGTTCAAAAAATTCCAAAGGAAGAATTGGTGAGTTACTCCACAAAGATCGGAGTTCAACAAACCGATCCGGACGATCCTTTGTCCCGTTTCGGCGAGAACCTCGCTGTGATTTTGATCTATCTTACTCCGGAATCGAAACGAGATCGCAAAGCTTCCGCGATTCTCCGTTCCATCGAACCGGAGCTTAGAAAAACTCCGGGAGTAAACGAAATCTTTTTGGAGGAATTCGGAAACGCACCTCCGATCGGAGCGCCGATTACGATTTCCATCCAAGGAAGAGATTATGAAACTCTAAAGAAGATTTCGAACGAGCTTCAAGCGTTTTTGAAATCGATTCCGGGTGTATTCTCGGTTCGGGACGATTATCGTTACGGACGGAAGCAGATGTACATCCAACTCGACGAAGGTCTCGAAAGTTTTACGGGGGTCTCGACTTTGTCCGCCGCGAACAGTCTTCGTGCGGCTTACGACGGAGAAAGAGCGGGAACCGTCCGTAAAGGAAGAACGAAAATTTATCTGAGAGTCATGTATGACAAGGACTTTCGGAAAAATCCGAACGAGATCAAAACGATTCCTCTCAGAAACAAGGCGGGGAATATTACGAATCTTGCAAAGATTTCCAAGATGGATCTGATAGAATCTCCGGAACTTTTGGCGCATAAGGATTTCGAACGCGCGATCACCATCAACGGAGACGTAAAGTTAGACGAAATCACGGCGCACGACGCGAATCAAAAAGTCGCGAACGAATTCAAACCCTTGATCGAAAGACAATATCCCGGGATATCGATCAGTTTCGGCGGAGAAGAAAAAGATACGCAGAGATCGATGGCCTCTCTCGCCAAGGCGGGAATCATAGCGATCTTCGGTATTTTCGGAATTCTCGCGCTTACGATCCGAAGTTTCTGGAAACCAGTTTTGATTCTGAGTACGATTCCTTTGGGAATCATCGGTATCGTGATCGGATTTCCTCTTTCCGGAAAATCGATCAGCTTCTTGGCGATGATCGGTATCATCGGTCTCGCCGGAGTTCTTGTAAACGCTTCGATCGTTCTTGTGGATTGTATCGATTCGATCAAGAAGGATTCCAAAGCGACGATGGACGAAATTCTGATCGAAGCGAGTCAAAGAAGATTCAGACCGATTCTTCTGACGACTCTTACCACCGTTGCGGGTTTGTTGCCTACCGCATACAGTCTCGGAGGTTCGGATCCGGTTTTGATTCCTATGACCCTCGCGCTCGGTTGGGGATTGGGTTTCGGAACGTTGGGAAGCCTTCTATACGTTCCCGTCACCTTATCGGTGTTTAACGATCTTACGATGAAGATCACCGGCAAATCGAACAAGAAGAAGTGA
- the sppA gene encoding signal peptide peptidase SppA: protein MERNRLALAITFVLTILSVLIGLVNISLATTTSKYSRTTGGTFFSTAPIGAALIKIEGEIHSGHSTFESTGSESILQKLRDIEANPNIKGILIEINSPGGTVGASQEVYNELMRLRKTRKIVVSMKDMAASGGYYIAASADKIFALSGTITGSIGVIAMAPNIKGLLDRYGVKMKVYKEGKYKDSLSLFRDATSEEDEMIQKMLSDTYNEFIQDVAKGRNQTVKSVQNLAEGRIYSGQDAFRNKLVDEIGGRKEALEELSRLCQYDGEIPLYEEEESPFDRLFMMLGSKMNSFSSERIFFKEFKNSPVLVILPQAIR, encoded by the coding sequence GTGGAAAGAAACCGCCTTGCGTTAGCAATTACATTCGTATTAACCATTTTGTCCGTTTTGATCGGACTCGTGAACATCTCACTCGCGACTACAACTTCCAAATATTCCCGGACAACCGGAGGAACCTTCTTCAGCACGGCTCCGATCGGCGCGGCCTTGATTAAGATCGAGGGAGAAATTCATTCCGGACATTCCACTTTCGAATCCACCGGTTCCGAAAGTATTCTTCAGAAGCTGAGGGATATAGAAGCAAATCCGAATATTAAAGGAATCTTAATCGAAATCAATTCTCCCGGCGGAACCGTCGGCGCGTCTCAGGAAGTTTACAACGAATTGATGAGACTTCGTAAAACCAGAAAGATCGTAGTGTCTATGAAGGACATGGCGGCTTCGGGCGGTTATTATATCGCGGCTTCGGCGGATAAGATCTTCGCGTTATCCGGAACCATTACGGGTTCGATCGGTGTGATCGCGATGGCTCCGAATATCAAAGGACTTTTGGATCGTTACGGAGTGAAGATGAAAGTCTACAAAGAAGGAAAGTATAAGGATTCTCTTTCTTTGTTCCGCGACGCGACTTCCGAAGAAGACGAGATGATTCAAAAGATGTTGTCCGATACATACAACGAATTCATCCAAGACGTAGCTAAAGGAAGAAACCAAACCGTAAAGTCGGTACAAAATCTCGCGGAAGGAAGAATCTATTCCGGACAAGACGCGTTTAGAAACAAACTTGTCGACGAGATCGGCGGAAGAAAAGAAGCCTTGGAAGAATTGTCCAGACTTTGTCAATACGACGGAGAAATTCCTTTATACGAAGAGGAAGAATCCCCGTTCGACAGATTGTTTATGATGTTGGGTTCCAAGATGAATTCTTTTTCGAGCGAAAGAATTTTCTTCAAGGAATTCAAAAATTCTCCGGTGCTTGTGATTCTTCCTCAGGCGATCAGGTAA
- the surE gene encoding 5'/3'-nucleotidase SurE codes for MNILITNDDGIASSGIKALETILQKEHNTFLIAPLRERSATSMALSIYDSMRVEKINDNHYIVDGYPADCVNIGLHGEIFPKIDLVLSGINRGVNMGHDVHYSGTVGAARHGAIHSRLSLAVSSGNIDKEYDYIREAEFVRHFINEYVSLLKVGVVYNMNIPSDFVSSMENLTITKLGRRTYEDTYSKKNIIGGIADFYLGGSELGHSTEEGTDFAAFFSGKISLTPLSLDQTDSSSLNELSNSLSKNGR; via the coding sequence ATGAATATTCTCATCACCAACGACGACGGAATCGCTTCATCGGGAATCAAAGCCCTGGAAACGATCCTTCAAAAAGAACACAATACGTTTTTGATCGCACCCTTGCGTGAAAGATCCGCGACTTCCATGGCCTTGTCGATTTACGATTCTATGCGAGTTGAAAAGATCAACGACAACCATTATATCGTGGACGGTTATCCCGCCGATTGTGTAAACATCGGTTTGCACGGAGAAATCTTTCCGAAGATCGATCTCGTTTTATCGGGAATCAATCGCGGGGTCAATATGGGCCACGACGTTCATTACTCGGGAACGGTGGGCGCGGCGAGACACGGAGCGATTCACAGCAGACTTTCCTTGGCGGTAAGTTCGGGAAATATCGATAAAGAATATGATTATATTCGAGAAGCTGAATTCGTTCGTCACTTCATCAATGAATACGTTTCTCTTTTGAAAGTCGGCGTCGTGTACAACATGAATATTCCTTCCGATTTTGTTTCTTCGATGGAGAATTTAACGATCACAAAACTCGGTAGAAGAACTTACGAGGACACGTATTCCAAAAAGAACATCATCGGAGGAATCGCCGATTTTTATCTCGGAGGTTCCGAACTCGGTCATTCCACGGAGGAAGGAACGGACTTTGCCGCGTTTTTTTCGGGTAAGATTTCCTTAACCCCGTTGTCCTTGGATCAGACCGATTCTTCTTCGTTGAACGAACTCTCAAATTCTTTGAGTAAGAATGGCAGATAA
- a CDS encoding tetratricopeptide repeat protein produces the protein MADKDKNKKSASAKRRILQEINKENFLFALTLIDREISSGNEDPELYYNFAICCARTDNHKKCVSILEELLEKFPRFGERENSILMIVYSLIQNKEYSKALEKCEERLKVQVDDLRILSMKAFTLEKSGRIPEAIEIHKRILRLRPDYKNSLNSLGYLLLNQREPSPEEWKLAADCLKTVLKNEPDNPAYLDSFGVLLSKSGKKQEAILAFKKALTKAPTHPEILRHIEKVEDST, from the coding sequence ATGGCAGATAAGGATAAGAATAAAAAATCCGCTTCCGCGAAGAGACGAATTCTTCAGGAGATCAATAAGGAGAATTTTCTTTTCGCTCTTACTTTGATCGATCGGGAAATTTCCTCCGGCAACGAAGACCCCGAACTATATTATAATTTTGCGATATGTTGCGCGAGGACGGACAATCATAAAAAATGTGTTTCCATTCTCGAGGAACTTTTGGAAAAATTTCCGAGGTTCGGAGAACGAGAAAATTCGATTTTGATGATCGTGTATTCTTTGATTCAAAATAAGGAATATTCCAAGGCTCTTGAAAAATGCGAGGAACGTCTCAAGGTTCAAGTGGACGATCTGAGAATTCTTTCCATGAAGGCTTTTACTTTGGAAAAGTCGGGACGAATTCCGGAAGCGATCGAGATTCACAAAAGAATTCTCAGATTGCGTCCCGATTATAAAAACAGTTTGAATTCTCTCGGTTATCTTTTGTTGAACCAAAGGGAGCCGAGTCCGGAAGAATGGAAGTTGGCCGCCGATTGTCTGAAAACGGTTCTGAAAAACGAGCCGGATAATCCCGCTTATCTGGATTCGTTCGGAGTTCTTCTTTCCAAAAGCGGTAAAAAACAAGAAGCGATCCTGGCTTTTAAGAAAGCTCTTACGAAAGCTCCGACACATCCCGAGATATTACGACATATTGAAAAAGTAGAAGACTCTACTTGA
- a CDS encoding TIGR01777 family oxidoreductase translates to MKVGIAGGTGLIGRNLAKRLLELGHSVRIFSRSSNIPSNLRGQKNLEVVGGSFPKAKDLEGLDGLVNLAGSPIAGVRWTDKVKEELRSSRVDYTENLVSSFLKIVGTPPKVFIQGSAVGYYGSYEKNTEEFSEDSPLGTDFLAGLCSDWEHGIEPILKRPVRLIRVRTGIVLSKDGGALKSMLPPFRLGLGGPIGSGNQIFSWIHIDDAVNALVFALENSNVSGALNLTAPNPVDNGSFTKTLGRVLRRPAFFRVPATALKILFDDGAEVLLKGQRVLPKKLMDTGYSFQYPNLEEALRSLLRS, encoded by the coding sequence ATGAAAGTGGGAATTGCCGGCGGAACCGGTTTGATCGGAAGAAATCTGGCAAAACGTTTGTTGGAGCTCGGACATTCCGTAAGAATTTTCAGTAGGTCTTCCAACATTCCCTCTAACTTACGCGGCCAAAAAAATTTGGAAGTTGTCGGAGGAAGTTTTCCGAAAGCGAAGGACCTGGAAGGTTTGGACGGTCTTGTCAATCTCGCCGGATCTCCGATCGCCGGAGTACGTTGGACCGACAAAGTAAAGGAAGAACTTCGTTCTTCCAGAGTGGATTACACGGAGAATTTGGTTTCTTCCTTTTTGAAAATTGTGGGAACTCCTCCAAAAGTTTTTATCCAAGGTTCCGCTGTGGGTTACTACGGTTCCTACGAAAAAAACACGGAAGAGTTCTCGGAAGATTCTCCCCTGGGAACCGACTTTCTGGCCGGTCTTTGTTCCGACTGGGAACACGGAATCGAACCGATTTTGAAACGTCCCGTTCGACTGATCCGGGTTCGGACCGGAATCGTTTTGAGCAAGGACGGAGGCGCTTTAAAAAGTATGCTTCCTCCGTTTCGTTTGGGTTTGGGCGGACCGATCGGTTCCGGAAATCAAATCTTCAGTTGGATTCATATAGACGACGCGGTGAACGCGCTCGTATTCGCATTAGAGAATTCTAATGTTTCTGGCGCTCTCAATCTGACCGCGCCGAATCCCGTGGACAACGGAAGTTTTACGAAAACCCTCGGAAGGGTTTTGAGACGTCCCGCTTTTTTCAGAGTTCCCGCGACCGCTTTGAAAATTCTTTTCGACGACGGAGCGGAAGTTCTTCTGAAAGGACAAAGGGTACTCCCGAAAAAATTAATGGATACGGGATATTCCTTTCAATATCCGAACTTGGAAGAAGCGTTACGTTCTCTTTTGCGATCTTAA
- a CDS encoding uracil-DNA glycosylase family protein, which yields MKNRKLEYSNHLNHLLSCRKCPKMEGNPVHGCVPSARIISLGQAPGIHEERFGKPFAYTAGKTLFGWFKKIGIEEETFRNKVNMSAVCRCFPGKAKAGDRKPDAEEVANCSEFLEFEVRFHKPELFIPIGKLAIDQLIEIKKYKLEDVIGQKFSRDFHGVKLDWIPLPHPSGLNVWNHTEIGKKLIEKALSTIKKHPVIREEFSL from the coding sequence ATGAAAAACAGAAAATTAGAATATTCAAATCACCTAAATCATCTTTTAAGCTGTAGAAAATGTCCCAAAATGGAGGGCAACCCCGTTCACGGTTGTGTGCCTTCCGCGAGAATCATCAGTCTCGGACAGGCCCCCGGAATTCACGAGGAAAGATTCGGTAAACCGTTCGCATACACCGCGGGCAAAACCCTTTTCGGTTGGTTCAAAAAAATCGGAATCGAAGAAGAGACTTTCAGAAACAAAGTGAACATGTCCGCGGTTTGCCGTTGTTTTCCCGGAAAGGCGAAAGCCGGGGATCGTAAACCCGACGCGGAAGAAGTGGCAAACTGTTCCGAGTTTTTAGAGTTCGAGGTTCGTTTTCACAAACCGGAACTTTTCATTCCGATCGGAAAGTTGGCGATCGATCAACTCATCGAAATCAAAAAATACAAACTGGAAGACGTAATCGGTCAAAAATTCTCCCGTGATTTTCACGGAGTCAAACTCGATTGGATTCCGCTTCCTCATCCTTCCGGTCTCAACGTATGGAATCACACCGAGATCGGAAAAAAATTAATCGAAAAGGCTCTGAGTACGATTAAAAAACATCCCGTTATCCGCGAAGAATTCTCCCTTTGA
- a CDS encoding STAS domain-containing protein, translating to MGADDSLDLDGEEVDFSINELNVSLQKEDLPGNFPKDAVVLKISGEINLYSAHALKEKIFDLIDKGFIFVFVNMENIRYIDSSGLAVFMSTHARLVKNGKGGIAMFSPSSQVNKILELTKLKSLIRVTGTLSDAVNILLN from the coding sequence ATGGGAGCAGACGATTCTTTGGACCTTGACGGCGAGGAAGTGGATTTTTCGATCAACGAGTTAAACGTGAGTCTTCAAAAGGAGGACCTTCCGGGAAACTTTCCTAAGGACGCGGTCGTTCTAAAGATCAGCGGGGAGATCAATCTATATTCCGCACACGCGCTCAAGGAAAAAATTTTCGATCTGATCGACAAGGGTTTTATATTCGTTTTCGTGAATATGGAAAACATCCGGTATATCGATTCTTCCGGGCTCGCAGTTTTTATGAGCACACACGCCAGACTCGTCAAAAACGGAAAAGGAGGAATCGCAATGTTCTCCCCTTCTTCTCAGGTAAATAAAATTCTGGAACTTACTAAATTGAAATCTTTAATCCGGGTGACCGGAACCCTGTCGGACGCGGTCAACATTCTCCTAAACTGA
- the galK gene encoding galactokinase produces the protein MNREDLEKVLNTQFSPGSDPIRFFSAPGRINIIGEHVDYAGGIVLPAAIDVSISIAIRKNEVGKFRIYSVSSDEKIETSKISYDSKHSWVNYVFGVVEEFRQLDYVSDFFDLVVWGNIPQGAGLSSSAAFEVAVAYALSVIQDWKLSREEIALLCQRAENRFVGVNCGIMDQFVIATAKEGFCIALNTETLNYDYYEMRLDGYEFYLIDSKVKHSLKDSAYNDRRKEVESAFLKIHKTRPEIPTLYSAEPEDVENPSSGLNEIEKKRARHVTTERYRTERMIQNLKSGDAKEAGKILFECHNSLSTDYEVSCEEADFIVEELRIEGALGARMIGGGFGGCVLILDKVGRRDILFEKIKNRYIQKFKNEPQLYTFRISDGVREF, from the coding sequence ATGAATCGAGAAGACTTAGAGAAAGTCCTGAATACTCAATTCTCCCCCGGCTCGGATCCGATCCGATTTTTTTCAGCCCCGGGAAGAATCAATATCATCGGCGAACACGTGGACTACGCGGGCGGAATCGTTTTGCCCGCGGCGATCGACGTTTCGATTTCCATCGCGATCCGCAAAAACGAGGTAGGAAAGTTTAGAATCTATTCCGTTTCCTCGGATGAAAAAATAGAAACCTCCAAAATCTCGTATGATTCGAAACATTCTTGGGTGAACTATGTTTTCGGTGTTGTGGAAGAGTTTAGACAACTCGATTACGTTTCGGATTTTTTCGATCTGGTCGTTTGGGGAAACATTCCTCAAGGTGCTGGACTTTCTTCTTCCGCGGCTTTCGAGGTTGCGGTCGCTTACGCTCTTTCCGTAATTCAAGACTGGAAACTTTCCAGGGAAGAAATCGCCTTACTCTGTCAAAGAGCCGAGAATCGTTTTGTCGGAGTCAACTGCGGAATCATGGATCAGTTCGTGATCGCCACCGCAAAAGAAGGTTTTTGTATCGCGTTGAATACCGAAACTCTCAATTACGATTATTATGAAATGCGATTGGACGGTTACGAGTTTTATTTGATCGATTCCAAAGTGAAACATTCGCTTAAGGACAGCGCTTACAACGACCGTAGAAAAGAAGTGGAATCCGCTTTTTTAAAAATTCACAAAACGAGACCGGAGATTCCCACTCTTTATTCCGCAGAACCCGAAGACGTTGAAAACCCCTCCTCCGGTTTGAACGAAATCGAAAAGAAAAGGGCAAGACACGTAACTACGGAAAGATATAGGACCGAGCGTATGATTCAAAATCTGAAAAGCGGAGACGCTAAAGAGGCGGGAAAAATTCTTTTCGAATGCCACAATTCCCTTTCGACAGACTACGAAGTTTCGTGTGAAGAGGCGGATTTTATAGTCGAAGAACTTAGAATCGAAGGGGCTCTGGGTGCGAGAATGATCGGCGGAGGTTTCGGCGGCTGTGTTTTGATACTGGACAAAGTCGGCAGACGGGATATACTGTTCGAGAAAATCAAAAACCGTTACATTCAAAAATTTAAAAACGAACCACAGCTTTATACGTTCCGAATTTCGGACGGAGTCAGAGAATTCTAA
- a CDS encoding glucose-6-phosphate isomerase, with protein MIRLETRFASSFVDSREFEPFLAQAESARRTLHSFQGKGKEYLGWLNLPKEIDDSEIERIIRVSEKLRASSEVVVVIGIGGSYLGSRAVLEATLPFFKKASKGNPEVIFAGHHLESRYLSELMEYLENRDFSINVISKSGTTTEPAIAFRLFWELLQKKYGTSASSRVVATTDASKGALKTFADSEGFETFTIPDDVGGRYSVLTPVGLFPLAVAGVPIREFILGFQNILKDLHAESDPIRNPATYYSALRNYFLSKGRHVEVLANFNPSLRYISEWWKQLFGESEGKENKGIFPASMDFTTDLHSLGQYVQEGKRILFETVLSPERTHSDLTLKPTPDNLDSLNFLSGNTLAHVNEQARLGTLLAHADGGVPCLELIFTDISPASLGEVMYFFEYSCAISGYSLGVNPFDQPGVEAYKKNMFALLNKAGFEKEGESLRKRILGN; from the coding sequence ATGATTCGATTGGAAACCAGATTTGCTTCTTCTTTCGTTGATTCTCGGGAATTCGAACCCTTTTTAGCGCAAGCCGAATCGGCTCGTCGCACTCTGCATTCTTTTCAAGGCAAGGGAAAGGAATATCTGGGATGGTTGAATCTTCCGAAAGAGATCGACGATTCCGAAATCGAAAGAATCATTCGGGTTTCGGAAAAACTCCGCGCTTCTTCCGAGGTCGTCGTAGTCATCGGAATCGGCGGTTCTTATTTAGGTTCCCGCGCCGTCTTGGAAGCGACACTTCCATTTTTCAAAAAAGCTTCCAAAGGAAATCCGGAAGTGATCTTCGCGGGTCATCATCTCGAATCCAGATATCTTTCCGAACTCATGGAATATTTGGAGAACCGAGATTTTTCCATAAACGTAATTTCCAAATCGGGAACAACCACGGAACCCGCGATCGCATTCCGTCTTTTCTGGGAACTTCTCCAAAAAAAATACGGAACCTCCGCGTCTTCCAGAGTTGTCGCAACCACGGACGCATCCAAGGGAGCCCTAAAGACGTTTGCGGATTCGGAAGGATTTGAAACGTTCACGATCCCGGACGACGTGGGCGGAAGATATTCCGTTTTAACTCCTGTAGGATTGTTTCCTCTCGCCGTGGCGGGAGTTCCTATCCGGGAATTTATATTAGGATTTCAGAATATTCTAAAGGACTTGCACGCCGAGTCCGATCCGATACGAAATCCTGCGACATATTATTCCGCTCTGAGAAACTACTTTTTGTCGAAAGGGCGGCACGTGGAAGTATTAGCGAACTTTAATCCTTCTCTGAGATACATTTCGGAATGGTGGAAACAACTTTTCGGAGAAAGCGAAGGAAAGGAAAATAAGGGGATTTTTCCCGCGTCCATGGACTTTACCACGGATCTGCATTCTCTCGGGCAATACGTTCAGGAAGGAAAAAGAATTCTGTTTGAAACCGTTCTAAGCCCCGAACGAACGCATTCTGACCTGACCCTAAAGCCTACGCCGGACAATCTGGATTCTCTCAATTTTCTTTCGGGGAACACACTCGCTCACGTAAATGAACAAGCTCGGCTTGGAACTCTTCTTGCGCACGCGGACGGGGGCGTTCCTTGTTTGGAATTGATCTTCACCGATATCTCTCCGGCTTCCTTGGGCGAGGTGATGTATTTCTTCGAATATTCCTGTGCGATCTCCGGTTATTCCTTGGGTGTAAATCCTTTCGATCAGCCGGGCGTGGAAGCGTATAAGAAAAACATGTTCGCCCTTTTGAACAAAGCCGGTTTTGAAAAAGAGGGAGAATCTCTGCGCAAAAGAATTCTCGGAAACTAA
- a CDS encoding NTP transferase domain-containing protein has product MKFFIPAAGFGTRMKELTKELPKPLLPVNGIPLVYYSLFQAWKQNAEGAVINTHYLGEKIRKELETFSLFPLFFSDENKEILGTAGGIRTGLERAGWMGETIGIINPDFLYFPPENFSLPTTLKDNDCLLYLLPQPESAGYTGLGLDKGRILFGNGNLFYIGISVLNGAVLETIPSETFFDLSKTFQELSAKQRLGGIEFEGEAIDLGEKEYYLSLKNKNFSEKLGPRWGEFLELCKLPVQR; this is encoded by the coding sequence TTGAAATTTTTTATACCGGCCGCCGGGTTCGGAACAAGGATGAAGGAACTCACCAAAGAACTTCCAAAACCCTTGTTGCCCGTAAACGGAATTCCACTCGTCTACTATTCTCTCTTTCAAGCCTGGAAACAAAACGCGGAAGGTGCAGTGATCAATACGCACTATCTCGGAGAAAAGATTCGAAAAGAACTCGAAACGTTTTCGCTCTTCCCTTTGTTTTTTTCGGACGAGAACAAAGAGATTCTCGGAACCGCAGGCGGAATCCGCACCGGACTCGAAAGAGCCGGTTGGATGGGAGAAACCATAGGAATCATCAATCCCGATTTTTTATACTTTCCACCCGAGAATTTTTCGCTTCCAACCACATTGAAAGATAACGATTGTCTTTTGTATCTTTTACCACAACCGGAATCGGCCGGTTATACCGGACTCGGTTTGGACAAAGGGAGAATTCTTTTCGGAAACGGAAATTTATTCTACATCGGCATTTCCGTATTGAACGGCGCGGTCTTAGAAACGATTCCTTCCGAAACTTTTTTCGATCTATCCAAAACGTTCCAGGAATTATCCGCAAAACAAAGATTAGGCGGAATTGAATTCGAGGGAGAAGCGATCGATCTCGGCGAAAAAGAATATTATCTTTCTCTAAAGAACAAAAACTTCTCCGAAAAACTCGGTCCTCGTTGGGGAGAATTTTTAGAACTCTGCAAACTTCCGGTTCAGAGATAG